From Glycine soja cultivar W05 chromosome 4, ASM419377v2, whole genome shotgun sequence, the proteins below share one genomic window:
- the LOC114408501 gene encoding WUSCHEL-related homeobox 8-like, translated as MEAETSNGGGIGGLYVKVMTDDQMELLRQQISVYATICEQLVEMHKAVTTQQDLAGLRLGNLYCDPLMACSGHKITARQRWTPTPLQLQILERIFDEGNGTPSKQKIKDITIELGQHGQISETNVYNWFQNRRARSKRKQLTPAPNVVEPEVESPKEKKTRAEGFQVQPYENSSPHRIKDMYIQSPDIGFDQLLGKIEVASCYSSYFL; from the exons atggAAGCAGAGACCTCAAACGGTGGTGGTATTGGAGGCCTTTACGTCAAAGTTATGACCGACGACCAAATGGAACTGCTCAGGCAACAGATTTCTGTCTACGCCACCATCTGTGAACAGCTCGTTGAGATGCACAAGGCCGTCACTACCCAACAGGACCTCGCAG GGCTGAGGCTGGGTAATTTGTACTGTGATCCGTTGATGGCATGCTCTGGACACAAGATAACTGCGAGGCAGCGCTGGACTCCAACGCCTCTGCAGCTTCAAATACTTGAGCGTATTTTTGATGAGGGAAATGGCACTCCGAGCAAGCAGAAGATCAAAGACATAACCATTGAGCTGGGCCAGCATGGCCAAATATCAGAGACAAATGTTTATAACTGGTTCCAGAATAGAAGAGCTCGTTCAAAGCGGAAGCAACTCACTCCTGCACCCAATGTTGTGGAGCCAGAAGTTGAGTctccaaaagagaaaaagactcgTGCAGAAGGCTTTCAGGTTCAACCCTATGAGAATTCATCACCTCATAGGATCAAGGATATGTACATCCAGAGTCCTGACATAG GATTTGACCAATTACTGGGTAAAATAGAAGTTGCAAGCTGCTACAGTTCTTATTTTCTTTGA